One genomic region from Pseudomonadota bacterium encodes:
- a CDS encoding ABC transporter ATP-binding protein: MRAVRSYFDAGRRFGLKKSKEFVLLALLLSATLFEGIGLAMLLPIVDAVQAGGNLDGLSQQSLFWSYLASFYSDIGIPITLATLIITSFSCICIRQIFSYARQIYFQSLLHGLIRNIRNMMFGAYLEANSEYHDQEKTGAVINSMTTELTLGVQTLLAPVQVFTYVLMILVYLVILLFITGPVAIAAIAVLGMSALVLRNIISRTQTTGSELANANERMAAFLIQRLGSVRLVRLSHAEGLERREMRYLTDQQRKRYITINTYLARVNVLMEPIALALGFAVLYFGVGLLNLKLSEIAVFAIISLMRLLPAVKELISVGQSALGTQGSLEKLCERHAAMNAAKEVSEGGLKFEKLKSGIEFRSLHFAYPKDRDTRALRAVSLTIPAGKMTAIVGRSGAGKTTLIDLIPRLREPCSGDIFFDSTPYRDFDLQSLRHGISYVPQNPIVFNVSVKEQISYGSAESITGDIESAAKAAGAHDFISRLPNGYDTLIGERGVLLSGGQLQRLDLARALYRETPILILDEPTSNLDAEAETAFRHTLQSLRDQRKITIIVVAHRLATISDADQIVVLNNGNVENIGTHQDILQHNKWYRDAYEKQQPLTAKA; this comes from the coding sequence ATGAGAGCGGTACGCTCATATTTCGATGCTGGACGTCGTTTCGGCCTTAAAAAAAGCAAAGAATTTGTCTTGCTCGCATTGTTATTATCTGCAACTCTTTTCGAAGGCATCGGACTAGCTATGTTGCTGCCGATTGTGGATGCTGTCCAAGCGGGTGGGAATTTAGACGGATTAAGCCAGCAATCCCTTTTTTGGTCCTATTTAGCTTCTTTCTACAGCGACATTGGTATCCCGATAACATTAGCAACTCTGATAATTACCAGCTTTAGTTGCATTTGTATTCGCCAGATTTTCTCTTACGCTAGACAAATATACTTTCAAAGCTTGTTACACGGTCTTATTCGTAACATCAGAAATATGATGTTCGGGGCCTACCTTGAAGCAAATTCAGAATATCATGACCAAGAGAAAACAGGGGCAGTAATTAATAGCATGACTACAGAGCTCACTCTTGGAGTGCAGACACTTCTTGCGCCGGTTCAGGTGTTTACTTATGTCCTTATGATTTTGGTTTACCTTGTTATACTTCTTTTTATAACCGGACCGGTTGCGATTGCTGCAATAGCCGTTCTAGGAATGAGCGCACTGGTTTTAAGAAATATTATTAGCCGGACGCAAACGACGGGCAGTGAACTTGCCAATGCAAATGAACGCATGGCAGCTTTTTTAATTCAACGCCTAGGATCAGTTCGACTGGTTCGCTTAAGCCACGCTGAGGGTCTTGAGCGCAGAGAAATGCGCTATCTTACTGATCAGCAGCGCAAACGCTACATAACGATCAACACATATCTTGCTCGCGTAAACGTATTAATGGAGCCCATCGCACTTGCTCTTGGTTTTGCAGTGCTTTATTTCGGCGTCGGACTTTTAAATTTGAAGTTAAGTGAAATCGCAGTATTTGCAATAATCTCTTTAATGCGTCTCCTGCCAGCAGTAAAAGAACTTATATCAGTTGGGCAATCGGCCCTTGGGACACAAGGAAGCTTGGAAAAACTCTGTGAACGCCATGCAGCAATGAATGCCGCAAAAGAAGTTTCTGAGGGAGGCCTTAAATTTGAAAAATTAAAGTCGGGTATAGAATTCCGGTCACTCCATTTCGCTTATCCAAAGGATAGAGACACAAGAGCTCTCAGGGCTGTATCCCTCACAATTCCAGCTGGCAAAATGACCGCAATAGTTGGCAGATCAGGTGCCGGGAAAACAACTTTGATCGACTTAATTCCACGTTTGCGTGAACCATGTTCTGGCGACATATTTTTTGACAGTACACCGTACCGAGATTTTGACCTGCAAAGCCTGCGCCATGGAATTTCTTACGTACCGCAAAACCCAATTGTGTTTAATGTATCGGTCAAAGAGCAAATATCATACGGAAGCGCTGAATCAATTACAGGGGATATAGAATCCGCAGCAAAAGCAGCTGGGGCCCATGACTTCATCTCTCGACTGCCGAACGGTTATGATACCCTCATAGGTGAACGCGGAGTATTGTTATCCGGCGGCCAACTTCAGCGTTTAGATTTAGCTCGCGCGCTATACCGGGAAACACCGATATTGATTTTAGATGAACCAACCAGCAATCTAGACGCAGAGGCAGAAACTGCCTTTCGGCATACGTTGCAAAGTCTGCGTGATCAAAGAAAAATAACCATAATCGTCGTTGCCCATCGTCTCGCAACAATTTCTGATGCAGATCAAATCGTAGTGCTCAATAATGGAAATGTTGAAAATATTGGAACACATCAAGACATATTACAGCATAATAAATGGTATCGAGATGCTTATGAAAAGCAACAACCTTTGACAGCTAAAGCATAA
- a CDS encoding pseudaminic acid biosynthesis-associated methylase — protein MSKGQKQLDAWSGTFGEKYVERNSITPEVIEKRRYAFSHIFEHIEDGDAPGSILEAGCNIGINIHALSHLTDAALHVVEPNQTALKVLLESGVVPACRAHLGSLQALPLEDSEIDLVFTSGVLIHIPDDALETALSEIHRVSRKFILALEYFSPDPHTVRYHGHTDFLFKRDYGGLFLDTFSDIEHVANGFFWRRTTGLDNLNWWLLRKRD, from the coding sequence ATGAGTAAGGGGCAAAAACAACTGGATGCGTGGAGCGGCACTTTTGGAGAGAAGTACGTCGAACGTAACAGCATAACACCCGAAGTGATCGAAAAACGCCGTTATGCATTCAGTCATATTTTTGAACACATTGAAGATGGTGATGCCCCTGGGTCAATTCTTGAAGCCGGCTGTAACATAGGTATTAATATTCATGCACTCTCTCACTTAACTGATGCAGCACTCCATGTGGTCGAACCTAACCAAACAGCCCTCAAAGTCCTTTTAGAATCTGGCGTTGTGCCTGCTTGCCGAGCCCACCTTGGCAGCTTGCAAGCACTTCCCCTGGAAGACTCGGAAATTGATTTGGTTTTCACCTCAGGAGTTCTGATCCATATCCCAGATGATGCATTAGAAACTGCCCTCTCAGAGATCCACCGGGTAAGCAGAAAGTTTATATTAGCATTGGAATACTTTTCCCCTGACCCGCATACTGTTCGATACCATGGCCACACCGACTTTTTATTCAAGCGGGATTACGGCGGCTTATTTTTAGATACTTTTTCTGACATCGAGCACGTCGCGAACGGTTTCTTCTGGAGGAGAACAACAGGACTCGACAATCTCAATTGGTGGCTTTTACGCAAAAGAGATTAG
- a CDS encoding glycosyltransferase family protein: MKDKTVAIIQARMTSRRLPGKVLKPLCGAPLLERMLERLKHVRGLDAICLAVPEGAEHDPIVAAAPSFVSIFRGDENNVLERTYQAARYMDAKIIMRITSDCPVFDPEISGDVLSVFCSSAVAYARTAFISGYPHGFDTEVFSYDALSKAHHEAQLQDEREHVTPFIWRQPSRFPMVELDYRPDRRHWRLTVDTWEDYELISKIYDYLYPQNSLFGLRSLEDLFNVNPNMLKINHNVDNPLLPGTPGAAI; the protein is encoded by the coding sequence ATGAAGGATAAGACAGTTGCTATAATTCAAGCGCGAATGACATCGCGCCGCTTACCCGGAAAAGTCCTGAAACCTTTATGTGGCGCTCCGTTGTTGGAGCGGATGCTCGAACGCTTGAAGCACGTGCGAGGGCTTGATGCGATCTGCTTAGCCGTGCCAGAAGGAGCCGAGCATGATCCTATCGTAGCTGCAGCACCAAGTTTTGTTAGCATTTTCCGGGGAGATGAAAATAATGTTCTTGAACGCACTTACCAAGCTGCTCGATATATGGATGCCAAAATCATAATGCGCATTACTTCAGACTGCCCAGTGTTTGATCCAGAAATAAGCGGCGATGTTCTGAGTGTGTTTTGCAGTTCGGCTGTGGCATATGCCAGGACAGCTTTTATAAGCGGGTACCCCCATGGATTTGACACCGAAGTTTTTAGTTACGATGCGCTTTCTAAAGCTCACCATGAAGCACAACTCCAAGACGAAAGAGAACATGTAACACCGTTTATATGGCGCCAACCTAGTCGATTTCCAATGGTTGAATTGGACTATCGTCCCGACCGGCGGCACTGGAGACTGACAGTCGATACGTGGGAGGATTATGAATTGATTTCCAAAATTTATGACTATTTGTATCCCCAAAATTCTCTCTTTGGCCTTCGTTCACTTGAGGATTTATTCAATGTTAATCCGAACATGCTAAAAATAAATCATAATGTCGACAATCCATTGCTACCTGGGACGCCAGGGGCAGCAATATGA
- a CDS encoding methionyl-tRNA formyltransferase: MNDKYLVAAVKPWNISAYNKYVPRLNGQWHLVTEPVRLKSELLNDLKPRFIFFPHWSWRVSNDVLKQNECVCFHMTDLPYGRGGSPLQNLIVRGKKSTKISALRMVPELDAGPIYMKRDLPLIGSAQEIYTRAADIIFEMIKDIVELTPTPKEQMGPITHFDRRKPKDSELPYQGDLDMLYDHIRMLDAETYPPAFIEHGDYLIKFSEVSLENDTLKSRVIISRKPKKYQFKR; encoded by the coding sequence ATGAACGATAAATATCTTGTCGCGGCTGTCAAACCGTGGAATATCAGCGCATATAACAAATACGTTCCAAGGCTTAACGGGCAATGGCATTTGGTGACCGAACCGGTGCGCCTCAAGAGCGAACTTCTAAATGATCTTAAGCCACGGTTTATTTTTTTCCCGCATTGGTCATGGCGAGTAAGTAATGATGTGCTTAAGCAAAATGAATGTGTTTGTTTTCACATGACGGATCTGCCCTATGGACGCGGAGGCAGCCCCCTTCAAAACCTTATCGTACGCGGTAAAAAATCAACGAAAATAAGTGCCTTACGTATGGTTCCGGAGCTGGACGCCGGACCAATCTACATGAAAAGAGATCTTCCTCTTATTGGGAGTGCGCAGGAAATTTATACCCGTGCGGCAGATATAATATTTGAAATGATAAAAGATATTGTGGAACTTACTCCGACACCTAAGGAGCAAATGGGGCCTATTACGCACTTTGATCGACGAAAGCCAAAAGATAGTGAATTACCTTATCAAGGTGATTTGGACATGCTTTATGACCACATTCGGATGCTTGATGCTGAAACTTACCCACCCGCATTCATTGAACACGGGGATTACCTAATAAAATTTTCAGAAGTTAGCCTAGAGAATGACACACTAAAATCACGTGTTATTATTTCACGAAAGCCGAAAAAATACCAATTTAAAAGATAG
- the pseC gene encoding UDP-4-amino-4,6-dideoxy-N-acetyl-beta-L-altrosamine transaminase, translating into MKNFLPYSRQNIDDDDIAAVTDVLRSDFLTTGPKVIEFETAFSELVNAKHTLACSSGTAGLHIATSALGLSSGEAAIVPAITFLSTANSVRFTGAEVVFADVDPNTGLMTPETADAALTRSKNARAILPVHLNGQCCDMATLKPWADQKNLVVIEDACHALGGRYEDGSLVGGGSDRITVFSAHPVKTIAMGEGGIITTDNSDTAKILMRFRNHGMVRDPKEFTASDQAFASDGNANPWYYEMSLLGFNYRASDIHCALGLSQLRKLENFVQIQNKLVESYAEKLAPLAPIVRPVARMGAGMPAWHVATVLIDFDQANTDRATVMRELGKRDVGSQVLYMPLTRQPYYEQRYGKQNLPGAEAYYSKALCLPLFASMTDSDIDRVVEALSAALEVKAA; encoded by the coding sequence TTGAAAAATTTCTTGCCTTATTCTCGCCAGAACATCGATGATGATGACATAGCAGCGGTAACAGACGTGCTACGGAGCGACTTCTTGACTACCGGTCCGAAAGTCATCGAATTTGAGACCGCATTTAGTGAGCTGGTGAATGCTAAGCATACTTTGGCCTGCAGCAGTGGTACTGCTGGATTACATATCGCAACTAGCGCATTGGGGCTTAGTTCAGGTGAAGCAGCTATAGTACCCGCGATCACATTTCTTTCTACAGCTAATTCAGTCCGTTTCACTGGTGCAGAAGTTGTGTTTGCTGATGTGGATCCGAACACCGGTTTAATGACACCAGAAACAGCTGATGCCGCTTTGACACGCTCCAAAAATGCACGAGCCATACTTCCAGTCCACCTCAATGGGCAGTGCTGCGATATGGCTACTTTGAAGCCATGGGCGGATCAAAAAAACTTGGTTGTGATTGAGGATGCATGCCATGCCTTAGGCGGTCGCTATGAAGATGGAAGTTTAGTTGGAGGAGGCTCTGATAGAATTACTGTTTTTTCTGCTCACCCCGTAAAAACTATTGCCATGGGGGAGGGTGGTATAATCACTACTGATAATAGCGATACGGCCAAAATACTGATGCGATTTCGCAACCATGGTATGGTGCGTGATCCAAAAGAGTTTACTGCTTCCGACCAAGCATTTGCTTCCGATGGAAATGCCAACCCATGGTATTATGAAATGAGTTTGCTTGGTTTCAATTACCGTGCCAGCGATATTCATTGTGCATTGGGACTAAGTCAACTGCGCAAGCTCGAAAATTTCGTGCAAATTCAAAACAAATTAGTTGAGTCTTATGCTGAAAAGCTCGCGCCATTAGCACCTATAGTGCGACCTGTCGCCCGAATGGGCGCGGGGATGCCGGCTTGGCACGTAGCAACAGTGCTGATTGATTTTGATCAAGCTAATACAGACCGAGCAACAGTAATGAGGGAGCTGGGCAAACGTGATGTAGGAAGTCAGGTTCTTTATATGCCACTTACGCGCCAGCCGTATTACGAACAAAGATACGGAAAACAAAACCTTCCTGGCGCTGAAGCTTATTATTCTAAAGCACTTTGCTTGCCTCTTTTCGCAAGTATGACCGATAGTGACATTGACCGAGTGGTAGAGGCCCTTTCCGCGGCATTAGAAGTAAAGGCCGCGTAA
- the pseB gene encoding UDP-N-acetylglucosamine 4,6-dehydratase (inverting) codes for MKGFLVLENFDFSDLSLNNQSVLITGGTGSFGQACVTSILKHFKPSRLIIYSRDESKQYEMGHRFNVQSDKESPLRFFIGDVRDLTRLKLAMEDVDIVIHAAALKHVPIAEYNPMECIRTNVNGAENVMMAALACGVRKVLALSTDKAANPVNLYGASKLAADKIFVAGNNLAGKRSTRFSVVRYGNVLGSRGSVLPFFRNLIENGATSLPITDERMTRFWITLNQGVSFVLSSLQVMKGGEIFVPKIPSMKVTDLANALAPKLPNDIIGIRPGEKLHEILVTEDEARSTVELKDRYVIEPSLGFWSRDTYTQTEGEPVPEGFEYKSDVNKDWLTPDILTALLGKSF; via the coding sequence ATGAAAGGCTTCCTTGTGTTGGAAAATTTCGATTTTAGTGATCTCTCGCTCAACAACCAATCTGTACTAATTACAGGCGGGACCGGTTCATTTGGACAGGCGTGTGTTACCAGTATATTGAAACATTTCAAACCTTCTCGGCTCATAATCTATTCACGTGATGAGTCTAAGCAGTACGAAATGGGCCATAGATTTAACGTGCAATCTGACAAAGAATCACCCCTGCGGTTTTTTATAGGCGACGTACGCGATTTAACACGCTTAAAGCTTGCGATGGAAGATGTCGATATTGTTATCCATGCTGCTGCTCTAAAACACGTGCCTATCGCAGAATACAATCCTATGGAGTGTATTCGAACAAACGTGAATGGCGCGGAAAACGTAATGATGGCGGCTTTAGCATGTGGTGTTAGAAAGGTTCTTGCACTTTCGACTGACAAAGCTGCCAACCCAGTCAATCTTTATGGAGCAAGCAAACTAGCGGCTGATAAGATCTTTGTGGCAGGCAATAATCTTGCGGGCAAGCGTTCCACAAGGTTCTCAGTGGTGCGATATGGGAATGTACTCGGGTCTCGCGGGTCTGTGCTGCCATTCTTTCGTAATCTGATTGAAAATGGTGCTACGTCTCTACCAATAACGGATGAGAGAATGACACGCTTTTGGATTACCCTTAATCAGGGGGTCAGCTTTGTACTTTCCTCTCTCCAAGTGATGAAAGGTGGCGAAATCTTCGTTCCCAAAATACCGAGCATGAAAGTCACTGATCTTGCTAATGCTTTGGCTCCCAAGTTACCGAATGACATAATTGGCATAAGGCCCGGCGAGAAACTGCATGAAATACTTGTTACTGAAGATGAAGCAAGGAGCACAGTTGAGTTGAAAGATCGTTACGTAATCGAACCATCTTTAGGTTTCTGGTCGCGAGATACATACACACAGACCGAAGGTGAGCCCGTGCCAGAGGGCTTCGAATACAAAAGCGATGTCAATAAAGACTGGTTAACACCTGATATCCTAACTGCATTATTAGGTAAATCGTTTTGA
- a CDS encoding PIG-L deacetylase family protein — MTKRILVVAAHPDDEVLGCGATLAKHSMDGDEVHILFLTDGVSARESTNIENDRDIRRKDSKTAASILGIKSIDGLALPDNGLDKVALLDIIRPIESKIIKCKPDIIYTHHFGDLNVDHCQAYNAVLTACRPVPGFSVSEILAFETLSSTEWAGIEKNKAFIPNKFINVSATLDTKCEAMEAYKHELREFPHPRSLKAIRALASLRGASVGLKAAEAFTVIRQIL; from the coding sequence ATGACTAAACGTATCTTAGTAGTTGCTGCCCATCCCGATGATGAAGTTCTTGGATGCGGAGCCACTCTTGCTAAACACTCTATGGACGGAGATGAAGTCCACATCTTATTTTTAACAGATGGAGTATCTGCGCGAGAAAGCACCAATATAGAAAATGATCGAGATATCCGGCGCAAAGATTCTAAGACTGCAGCCTCTATACTTGGCATAAAGTCTATCGACGGATTAGCTCTTCCGGATAATGGGCTAGATAAAGTAGCCTTACTCGATATTATTCGACCAATCGAGAGCAAGATTATTAAGTGTAAACCGGATATTATATATACCCATCATTTCGGTGACCTTAATGTTGATCACTGTCAGGCTTACAATGCAGTGTTAACTGCTTGTCGCCCGGTCCCGGGCTTTTCGGTATCAGAAATTCTTGCCTTTGAAACACTATCGAGCACAGAATGGGCCGGGATTGAAAAAAATAAGGCTTTCATACCTAATAAGTTTATCAATGTCAGCGCGACGCTGGATACAAAATGTGAAGCAATGGAAGCCTACAAGCATGAATTACGTGAGTTTCCACACCCACGTTCACTAAAGGCTATCCGTGCACTGGCGAGTCTACGAGGTGCAAGTGTCGGGTTAAAGGCAGCCGAGGCATTCACAGTTATCCGGCAAATCTTGTAA
- the pseI gene encoding pseudaminic acid synthase, translated as MTKRLEILGKVISENERPFIIAEISGNHNGDIERAYAIIDAAAEAGADAVKLQTYTPETMTLDCDRPDFQIKGGLWNGYSLFDLYEWAHTPWDWHERLFERGRERGVPVFSTPFDPSSIVFLESLNTPVYKIASFELIDLPFVRTVAQTGKPMILSTGMANISEIEEAISVAKSVGNENLIVMHCVSGYPAPASDYNLATIPDLADRLGLLIGLSDHTLGITVPIAAVAKGAVIIEKHLTLRREDGGPDAAFSLEPDEFKLMVDGVHVAWQALGKPHYHRKKSETDNVIFRRSLYVIKDIPKGYPLNENNVRSIRPGHGIAPKHLPDVLGRVARRTLMRGEALTWDMLGGE; from the coding sequence ATGACAAAAAGGTTAGAAATACTAGGAAAAGTGATATCAGAAAATGAACGGCCCTTTATCATTGCCGAAATTTCTGGAAATCATAATGGGGACATTGAGAGGGCGTATGCAATTATCGACGCAGCGGCAGAAGCCGGTGCAGATGCCGTAAAACTACAAACCTATACCCCCGAAACCATGACACTAGATTGTGATCGACCCGACTTTCAAATTAAAGGCGGTCTGTGGAACGGATATTCTCTATTTGATCTCTACGAATGGGCCCATACCCCATGGGATTGGCACGAAAGACTTTTCGAGCGAGGTCGTGAGCGTGGTGTCCCTGTTTTTTCAACACCTTTTGATCCCTCTTCCATTGTTTTTTTAGAAAGTCTAAACACTCCCGTTTATAAAATCGCTAGTTTTGAATTGATTGACCTTCCGTTCGTTAGGACTGTTGCACAAACTGGTAAACCAATGATTTTATCGACAGGTATGGCGAATATTTCTGAGATAGAAGAAGCAATCTCGGTAGCTAAATCTGTTGGGAATGAAAATCTAATAGTTATGCACTGTGTAAGTGGCTACCCAGCCCCAGCTAGCGACTATAATTTAGCTACAATACCAGATCTCGCCGATCGTTTAGGTTTGCTAATTGGGCTGTCAGATCACACGCTTGGGATTACCGTTCCCATAGCCGCAGTAGCCAAAGGAGCAGTAATTATAGAGAAACACTTAACTCTACGACGTGAAGATGGCGGGCCAGACGCAGCCTTTTCGCTGGAGCCAGATGAGTTCAAATTAATGGTTGATGGTGTGCATGTCGCATGGCAGGCGCTCGGGAAACCCCATTACCACCGAAAAAAAAGTGAAACAGATAACGTTATATTTCGTCGATCGCTTTACGTGATAAAGGATATTCCTAAGGGATATCCACTCAACGAAAATAATGTGCGATCAATCCGACCGGGTCACGGAATTGCTCCAAAACATCTGCCCGATGTTCTAGGGCGCGTAGCTCGTCGCACTCTCATGCGCGGTGAAGCGCTCACGTGGGATATGCTAGGGGGCGAGTGA
- the pseG gene encoding UDP-2,4-diacetamido-2,4,6-trideoxy-beta-L-altropyranose hydrolase, with protein sequence MVETRLALFRCDADQNIGMGHLMRCQAIALGLKAQNWQTTIASSKATFDLIPSLSEKFDHCVVVPESDLSACKLDDLIVGGYDLCVIDHYQISAKYETLCRRWAKKIVVLDDLANREHDCDILVDTSFGRNKSDYAGLMPSHTKTLFGPSYAPLDTNFWKLRHTIDRRLKSNPVKRILISFGGADTGELTETAVKAVNATKANISLDVVIPTGFRQSAVIEELCRSTAQDYSVHKGTDQMSALMAQTDISIGAAGVTAWERCSLGVPSIVVVAFDNQKLIAKALEDNSAALVVNGGSGDRTDTITESLKMLIANHELRLKITKSAASLCDGLGTNRIISEIYKAPKTNDGKCVSIRRATEADLLSTFKWQSDPRTRKYFTNPTIPDFKEHRAWFTQSLRNPNRILTIVELEGQPSGVLRFDRKKVPINTQESWYVSIYIDLNVASIGLGSAALKLGRRLLPNAILIAEVLDENIASRKVFEKNGYIFDKGTYLSNPEQIE encoded by the coding sequence ATGGTCGAAACACGTTTAGCCCTATTTAGGTGCGATGCCGATCAAAATATTGGAATGGGACACCTCATGCGTTGCCAGGCGATAGCACTAGGGCTAAAAGCCCAAAACTGGCAAACAACTATTGCTTCATCAAAAGCTACTTTTGACCTAATCCCCTCTCTAAGTGAAAAATTTGATCACTGCGTAGTTGTTCCCGAATCAGACCTTTCAGCCTGTAAGCTAGATGATTTAATAGTTGGTGGATATGATCTTTGCGTCATCGATCATTACCAAATATCAGCCAAATACGAGACGCTGTGTCGACGCTGGGCAAAAAAAATAGTCGTCTTAGATGACCTAGCCAATAGAGAACATGATTGTGATATTCTCGTTGACACATCGTTCGGACGGAATAAATCAGATTATGCAGGCTTGATGCCTAGCCATACTAAGACTCTTTTTGGACCCTCTTATGCACCCTTGGACACAAATTTTTGGAAGCTAAGGCACACCATCGATAGAAGACTAAAGTCTAATCCAGTAAAACGAATTTTAATAAGCTTTGGCGGTGCCGATACTGGCGAACTCACGGAAACAGCAGTTAAAGCAGTAAACGCCACCAAGGCCAATATATCGCTGGATGTTGTTATACCCACTGGTTTCCGACAGTCTGCTGTAATAGAGGAGCTTTGTCGATCAACCGCCCAAGATTATTCGGTGCACAAAGGCACTGACCAAATGTCTGCACTTATGGCCCAGACGGATATTTCTATTGGTGCAGCGGGCGTCACTGCGTGGGAACGGTGTTCTTTAGGGGTACCGAGCATTGTAGTGGTTGCTTTCGACAATCAGAAGTTAATAGCAAAAGCGTTGGAAGATAACTCAGCTGCATTGGTGGTAAACGGGGGCTCAGGTGATAGGACAGACACTATAACAGAAAGTCTAAAAATGCTTATTGCAAATCACGAGTTAAGGTTAAAAATTACAAAATCCGCCGCGAGCCTTTGCGATGGACTGGGAACAAATAGAATTATAAGCGAAATATATAAAGCTCCAAAAACCAATGATGGTAAATGTGTTTCGATCCGAAGGGCCACGGAAGCCGACTTACTATCAACATTTAAATGGCAGTCTGACCCTCGGACGAGAAAATATTTTACCAACCCGACTATCCCTGACTTCAAAGAACATCGGGCTTGGTTCACACAATCGCTAAGAAATCCCAATCGAATTCTTACGATAGTCGAACTTGAGGGACAGCCATCAGGTGTGTTGCGTTTCGACAGAAAAAAGGTGCCGATTAACACACAAGAGTCTTGGTACGTTTCCATTTACATAGATCTAAACGTCGCCTCGATAGGATTGGGATCAGCAGCTCTTAAACTTGGGCGGCGCTTGTTACCAAACGCGATTTTAATTGCAGAAGTTCTCGATGAAAATATCGCATCACGCAAGGTATTTGAAAAAAATGGTTATATTTTCGACAAAGGAACCTACCTCAGCAATCCGGAACAGATTGAATGA